The following coding sequences lie in one Kitasatospora azatica KCTC 9699 genomic window:
- a CDS encoding cytochrome P450 family protein, translated as MRDPHGVNARLRDLGAVHEVVMPTGLKVWWVTRWEEGRALLADARLSKNVADAGKLFERHQSDMSRQRDYSHVVNRSMVNMDPPDHTRLRGLVAKAFTVRQVTGLRPRIEEIADEVLGSLEGRAEFDVIADLAAPLVSTVIFELLGVPERCRADFSAGTAVLTSDSDRQAAQEASNALFTLVSDIVMAKRADLGDDLLSSLILAADGSDRLSDDEIVSFAVLLFVGGFDTTVNLLGNGTLALLRNPDQLAAVRDDPALLPGAVEEFLRYDGPANISHWRRTVEPVPVGEVTIPAGEFVFIALTSANRDAARFPDPDRLDVTRTAQGHLAFGHGIHHCIGAPLARAEGEIAFRRLLAHFPSLTLAVDPEELQWRPSALHHGLRSLPVRTA; from the coding sequence GTGCGGGATCCGCATGGGGTCAACGCGCGGTTGCGGGACCTGGGCGCGGTGCACGAGGTGGTGATGCCGACGGGGTTGAAGGTGTGGTGGGTGACCCGTTGGGAGGAGGGACGCGCGTTGCTGGCGGACGCGCGGTTGAGCAAGAACGTGGCGGACGCGGGGAAGTTGTTCGAGCGGCATCAGAGTGACATGAGCCGGCAGCGGGACTACTCGCATGTGGTCAACCGGTCGATGGTGAACATGGATCCGCCGGATCACACGCGGCTTCGGGGGCTGGTGGCGAAGGCGTTCACGGTGCGGCAGGTGACCGGGTTGCGTCCGAGGATCGAGGAGATCGCGGACGAGGTGCTGGGGTCGCTGGAGGGCCGCGCCGAGTTCGATGTGATCGCCGACTTGGCGGCCCCCCTGGTCAGCACGGTCATCTTCGAACTGCTCGGCGTACCGGAGCGCTGCCGGGCGGACTTCTCGGCCGGGACCGCCGTGTTGACCTCCGACAGCGACCGGCAGGCCGCACAGGAGGCGTCGAACGCACTGTTCACGCTCGTGAGCGACATCGTCATGGCCAAGCGAGCCGACCTCGGGGACGATCTGCTCAGCTCGCTGATCCTCGCGGCCGACGGCTCGGACCGGCTGTCCGACGACGAGATCGTCTCCTTCGCCGTACTGCTGTTCGTCGGCGGGTTCGACACCACGGTCAATCTCCTCGGCAACGGCACGCTGGCGCTGCTGCGCAACCCGGACCAACTGGCCGCCGTACGGGACGATCCGGCATTGCTGCCAGGCGCCGTCGAGGAGTTCCTGCGCTACGACGGCCCGGCCAACATCAGCCACTGGCGGCGCACCGTCGAACCGGTACCCGTTGGCGAAGTCACCATCCCAGCCGGCGAGTTCGTGTTCATCGCGCTCACCTCGGCCAACCGGGACGCGGCCCGCTTCCCCGACCCCGACCGCCTGGACGTCACCCGCACCGCGCAGGGGCATCTGGCGTTCGGTCACGGCATCCACCACTGCATCGGCGCACCCTTGGCGAGGGCCGAGGGGGAGATCGCTTTCCGGCGGCTGCTCGCGCACTTCCCGTCGCTGACGCTCGCGGTCGACCCCGAGGAACTGCAATGGCGCCCCAGCGCGCTCCACCACGGGCTGCGGTCACTGCCCGTCCGGACGGCGTGA
- a CDS encoding 3-hydroxyacyl-CoA dehydrogenase family protein codes for MTPHKPVVGIVGLGTMGRALLDLLRETGHEVIGVDSDPAALARLNGGPTADGSAPVHLTAEIAQLSRADLVIEAASEDEAVKSEVLHRLHTLCADGTPVVTTTSSLPLPRLAVASGRPADTMGLRFLIPPGPQGPVQVLRTPMTSPDTAVAVDELVARLGLTPVAVNSRCGADATDLVYAYLNRAMTLYERGEADRDAIDTAMRMGCGLPFGPLELLDRIGLDTALSVLTSLWTRTGDDSFAPAPVLTRLVRQGSLGRKSGNGFYAYDDAGRPTEPHRPAGLPAAPADVRRVGVVGSGTMARGIAEVTAGAGFPTVLVARDADKASQAVAGIGESLVRAVRRGRITPQAKAAALDLLVGADDVGALGDCDLVIEAVAEDLDVKRALFAQLGAVCEPGALLATTTSSLSVTACAEASGRPSRVLGMHFFNPAPAMRLVELVRTDATSDEAAATAQAVCERLGRTTVHCRDRVGFIVNYLLFPYLGRALNLLDRYDMDIVGVDTAIERGFGHPMGPFALLDAIGLDVSLAIQGELYKAFGEPDFMPSHVLEQLVAAGWLGRKNRKGLRSQ; via the coding sequence GTGACACCGCACAAGCCCGTGGTCGGGATCGTCGGCCTGGGCACCATGGGCCGGGCGCTGCTGGACCTGCTGCGGGAAACCGGGCACGAGGTGATCGGAGTCGACTCCGACCCCGCGGCCCTCGCCCGGCTGAACGGAGGTCCCACGGCCGACGGTTCCGCCCCCGTTCACCTCACCGCGGAGATCGCCCAGCTGAGCAGGGCCGACCTGGTCATCGAGGCTGCGAGCGAGGACGAGGCCGTGAAGAGCGAGGTGCTGCACCGGCTGCACACCCTCTGCGCCGACGGCACCCCCGTGGTCACCACCACGTCCTCGCTGCCGCTGCCCCGGCTGGCGGTCGCCTCCGGCCGCCCCGCGGACACGATGGGGCTGCGCTTCCTGATCCCGCCCGGGCCCCAGGGGCCGGTGCAGGTCCTACGCACGCCCATGACCTCACCGGACACCGCCGTCGCCGTCGACGAGCTGGTCGCCCGGCTCGGTCTGACGCCTGTGGCCGTGAACTCCCGGTGCGGGGCCGACGCCACCGACTTGGTGTACGCGTACCTCAACCGAGCCATGACCCTGTACGAGCGGGGCGAGGCGGACCGGGACGCCATCGACACCGCCATGCGCATGGGCTGCGGCCTGCCGTTCGGGCCACTGGAACTGCTCGACCGCATCGGTCTCGACACGGCGCTGTCCGTCCTCACCAGCCTGTGGACCCGCACCGGTGACGACTCTTTCGCACCCGCACCAGTGCTGACCCGGCTGGTGCGCCAAGGGAGCCTCGGCCGGAAGAGCGGAAACGGCTTCTACGCGTACGACGACGCCGGCCGGCCGACCGAGCCCCACCGCCCCGCCGGTCTCCCCGCAGCACCGGCCGACGTCCGTCGCGTCGGCGTGGTGGGCTCAGGGACCATGGCCCGCGGTATCGCCGAGGTCACGGCCGGGGCGGGCTTCCCGACGGTGCTGGTCGCGCGCGACGCGGACAAGGCCTCCCAGGCCGTGGCGGGGATCGGCGAGTCACTCGTGCGGGCCGTCCGCCGGGGCAGGATCACGCCGCAGGCGAAAGCCGCCGCGCTGGATCTGCTGGTCGGTGCCGACGACGTGGGTGCGCTGGGCGACTGCGATCTGGTGATCGAGGCGGTGGCGGAGGACCTCGACGTCAAACGCGCGCTGTTCGCCCAGCTCGGTGCGGTGTGCGAGCCGGGTGCGCTGCTGGCGACCACGACGTCCAGCCTCTCGGTCACCGCGTGTGCCGAGGCCTCCGGACGCCCCTCCCGCGTGCTGGGAATGCACTTCTTCAACCCCGCCCCGGCGATGCGGCTGGTGGAGCTCGTCCGCACCGACGCCACGAGCGACGAGGCCGCCGCCACCGCGCAGGCCGTGTGCGAGCGGCTCGGCCGGACGACGGTGCACTGCCGGGACCGCGTCGGCTTCATCGTCAACTACCTGCTGTTCCCCTACCTGGGGCGCGCCCTGAACCTGCTGGACCGGTACGACATGGACATCGTAGGGGTCGACACGGCGATCGAGCGGGGCTTCGGCCATCCCATGGGCCCGTTCGCCCTGCTGGACGCGATCGGACTGGACGTCTCACTGGCCATTCAGGGCGAGTTGTACAAGGCGTTCGGGGAGCCGGACTTCATGCCGTCTCACGTGCTCGAACAACTGGTCGCGGCCGGCTGGCTGGGACGTAAGAACCGGAAGGGACTGAGATCACAGTGA
- the ccrA gene encoding crotonyl-CoA carboxylase/reductase translates to MKDIVGAVLSGDATSADVAGLAIPESCRAVVLRKEEVGLFEGMASADKDPRKSLHVDEVPVPELGPGEVVVAVMASSVNYNTVWSAIFEPLPTFAFLERYGRLSELTKRHDLPYHIIGSDLAGVVLRTGPGVNAWKPGDEVVAHCLSVELESSDGHNDTMLDPEQRIWGFETNFGGLAEIALVKSNQLMPKPDHLSWEEAAAPGLVNSTAYRQLVSRNGAGMKQGDNVLIWGASGGLGSYATQFALAGGANPICVVSSEQKAGICRAMGAEAIIDRTAEDYKFWKDEHHQDPHEWKRFGKRIRELTGGEDVDIVFEHPGRETFGASVYVTRKGGTIVTCASTSGYTHEYDNRYLWMSLKRIIGSHFANYREAWEANRLVAKGKIHPTLSKVYSLEETGQAAHDVHRNLHQGKVGVLCLAPEEGLGVRDHDKRAQHIDAINRFRETAVASRPEEETPWS, encoded by the coding sequence ATGAAGGACATCGTCGGCGCCGTCCTCTCCGGCGACGCGACCAGCGCCGATGTCGCCGGTCTGGCCATCCCGGAGTCCTGTCGCGCCGTGGTCCTCCGCAAGGAAGAGGTCGGCCTCTTCGAGGGAATGGCCTCGGCGGACAAGGACCCACGCAAGTCGCTGCACGTGGACGAGGTGCCGGTGCCCGAACTTGGTCCGGGCGAGGTGGTGGTGGCCGTCATGGCGTCGTCCGTGAACTACAACACTGTCTGGTCGGCCATCTTCGAGCCACTGCCGACGTTCGCTTTCCTGGAGCGCTACGGCAGGCTGTCCGAGCTGACCAAGCGCCATGACCTGCCGTACCACATCATCGGCTCCGACCTCGCGGGTGTGGTCCTGCGCACCGGCCCGGGGGTCAACGCCTGGAAGCCCGGTGACGAGGTCGTCGCGCACTGCCTCTCCGTGGAGTTGGAGTCGTCCGACGGCCACAACGACACGATGCTCGATCCCGAGCAGCGGATCTGGGGCTTCGAGACCAATTTCGGCGGCCTCGCGGAGATCGCGCTGGTGAAGTCCAACCAGCTGATGCCCAAGCCGGACCATCTCAGCTGGGAGGAGGCCGCCGCCCCGGGACTGGTGAACTCCACCGCCTACCGCCAGCTGGTCTCCCGCAACGGCGCCGGGATGAAGCAGGGCGACAACGTGCTGATCTGGGGCGCCTCCGGCGGCCTGGGCTCGTACGCCACCCAGTTCGCCCTCGCCGGGGGCGCCAACCCGATCTGTGTCGTCTCCAGCGAGCAGAAGGCCGGCATCTGCCGGGCCATGGGCGCCGAGGCGATCATCGACCGCACCGCCGAGGACTACAAGTTCTGGAAGGACGAGCACCACCAGGATCCGCATGAGTGGAAGCGCTTCGGCAAGCGCATCCGTGAGCTGACCGGCGGCGAGGACGTCGACATCGTCTTCGAGCACCCCGGCCGCGAGACCTTCGGCGCCTCGGTCTACGTCACCCGCAAGGGCGGCACCATCGTCACCTGCGCCTCCACCTCCGGCTACACCCACGAGTACGACAACCGCTACCTGTGGATGTCGCTGAAGCGGATCATCGGCTCGCACTTCGCCAACTACCGCGAGGCCTGGGAAGCCAACCGCCTGGTCGCCAAGGGCAAGATCCACCCGACGCTGTCGAAGGTCTACTCCCTGGAAGAGACCGGGCAGGCCGCCCACGACGTGCACCGCAACCTCCACCAGGGCAAGGTCGGCGTCCTGTGCCTGGCCCCCGAAGAAGGCCTCGGAGTCCGCGACCACGACAAGCGTGCCCAGCACATCGACGCCATCAACCGCTTCCGGGAGACGGCTGTCGCCTCCCGGCCGGAGGAGGAGACACCTTGGTCGTGA
- a CDS encoding LLM class F420-dependent oxidoreductase, giving the protein MKFGFVMFPTQDAISPGEFGALLEDRGFESLFLPDHTHIPAVTPEGDDVAGLAPEFRKGMDALVALGAVAQATTTLRIGTGILLVPERDPIITAKQVASVDVLSGGRMNLGVGPGWIKQELRNHGTDPDDRWRVMRERVEAMRRIWTHDIASYHGDFVDFDDITSWPKPVQRPHPPILVAGNGPRVAERVLAYGDEWIPMLRPGVLDHIAEFKKTARRPGSDQPLPVTLFGGELRDADSYAAAGVDRVLFWVRPLDTARMTRTVDRIALQLGDRLR; this is encoded by the coding sequence GTGAAGTTCGGCTTCGTCATGTTCCCTACCCAGGACGCCATTTCACCCGGAGAGTTCGGCGCCCTGCTGGAGGACCGAGGCTTCGAGTCCCTGTTCCTGCCCGACCACACCCATATCCCGGCCGTCACGCCCGAAGGGGACGACGTCGCCGGTCTAGCGCCGGAGTTCAGGAAGGGCATGGACGCGCTGGTCGCCCTGGGCGCAGTGGCGCAGGCCACCACGACCCTGCGGATCGGCACCGGCATCCTGCTGGTCCCGGAACGCGACCCCATCATCACCGCGAAGCAAGTGGCGTCCGTGGACGTCCTCTCCGGCGGCCGCATGAACCTGGGGGTGGGACCCGGCTGGATCAAACAGGAACTGCGCAACCACGGCACCGACCCCGACGACCGCTGGCGCGTCATGCGGGAGCGGGTCGAGGCCATGCGACGGATCTGGACCCACGACATCGCCTCCTACCACGGCGACTTCGTCGACTTCGACGACATCACCTCCTGGCCCAAACCCGTCCAACGGCCCCACCCGCCGATCCTGGTGGCCGGCAACGGCCCTCGGGTCGCCGAACGCGTCCTCGCCTACGGCGACGAGTGGATCCCGATGCTCCGCCCCGGAGTCCTCGACCACATCGCCGAGTTCAAGAAGACCGCCCGCAGGCCGGGCAGCGACCAGCCCCTTCCGGTCACCCTATTCGGCGGCGAACTCCGTGACGCCGACAGCTATGCGGCCGCCGGCGTCGACCGCGTCCTGTTCTGGGTCAGACCCCTCGACACGGCCCGCATGACCAGGACCGTCGACCGGATCGCCCTGCAACTCGGTGACCGCCTGCGCTGA
- a CDS encoding class I adenylate-forming enzyme family protein, translating into MSVFSDFQQVALRQPDAPALVTLDGAVSYATVLGLADRIAGGLLSAGVRTGDRAAVHLTNRYELVAVYYACLRVGAVIVPVSHKMSAGEVEQLITDSAPRFYFGEAAVHGPCSDVTEKTAAVERAWILDASATTATTRPWNDVLADAPADTDEVDADDLAAIFYTSGTTGRPKSLVLSHTTLDAGLGLTQAQGVGRADATYYMINLVNPWGVLVLLTSLRRGSPLALAATNEPDVVLRMLRAHRFGWIGGAPTTYRALLAEARAAAEPAPDLTDTRCVTGGDACPIELSREFAETFKSSLTGVYGMTETAAPVIEQPRIDAVDEPSIGWPLPGVEIRVDAEPGEAGELLIRTPSRPVGSWNGTGVDPFDREQWLASGDLVRQRPDGCLLFIGRKKDLIMVEGYPIAPLEVERELSGHPDVAAAIVFGVPDATTGERVVALIEPEPGREVYLPELLKHLSGRIGAYKHPSEIIPVDRLPVLPTGKLGRQRLTADYLAAREDASRTAAQGSAS; encoded by the coding sequence ATGTCAGTCTTCTCGGACTTCCAGCAGGTCGCGCTACGACAGCCGGACGCGCCCGCGCTGGTCACGCTTGACGGCGCGGTGTCGTACGCGACCGTCCTCGGCCTCGCCGACCGGATCGCCGGTGGCCTGCTATCGGCGGGGGTGCGTACGGGGGACCGGGCCGCGGTGCACCTGACCAACCGGTACGAGCTGGTCGCGGTCTACTACGCCTGTCTGCGTGTGGGAGCCGTGATCGTGCCGGTCAGCCACAAGATGTCGGCCGGCGAGGTGGAGCAGCTGATCACCGACAGCGCGCCCCGGTTCTACTTCGGCGAGGCCGCGGTGCACGGGCCGTGCTCCGACGTCACCGAGAAGACGGCCGCCGTCGAGCGGGCGTGGATCCTGGACGCCTCCGCCACGACCGCGACGACGCGCCCGTGGAACGACGTCCTCGCCGATGCCCCGGCCGACACCGACGAGGTCGACGCGGACGACCTCGCGGCTATCTTCTACACCTCGGGTACGACGGGACGCCCCAAGAGCCTGGTGCTCTCCCACACGACGCTCGACGCCGGCCTCGGTTTGACGCAGGCCCAGGGCGTCGGTCGCGCCGACGCCACGTATTACATGATCAACCTGGTCAACCCGTGGGGCGTCCTCGTCCTGCTCACCTCGCTCCGACGCGGCTCCCCGCTGGCCCTGGCCGCGACCAACGAGCCGGACGTCGTCCTACGGATGCTGCGCGCCCACCGGTTCGGCTGGATCGGCGGTGCGCCGACCACCTACCGCGCGCTCCTCGCCGAGGCCCGCGCCGCCGCCGAACCGGCACCCGATCTCACGGACACGCGCTGCGTCACCGGGGGCGACGCGTGCCCGATCGAGCTCAGCCGGGAGTTCGCCGAGACCTTCAAGTCCTCTCTGACGGGCGTCTACGGCATGACCGAGACCGCCGCCCCCGTGATCGAGCAGCCCCGGATCGACGCCGTCGACGAGCCGTCCATCGGATGGCCGCTGCCTGGCGTGGAGATCAGGGTCGACGCCGAGCCGGGCGAAGCCGGTGAGCTCCTGATCCGCACCCCCTCCAGGCCCGTCGGGTCCTGGAACGGGACGGGAGTGGACCCCTTCGACCGCGAGCAGTGGCTCGCCAGCGGGGACCTTGTGCGGCAACGACCGGACGGCTGCCTGCTGTTCATCGGCCGGAAGAAGGACCTGATCATGGTCGAGGGCTATCCGATCGCGCCGCTGGAGGTCGAACGGGAACTGTCCGGACACCCGGACGTGGCGGCTGCGATCGTCTTCGGCGTGCCCGACGCCACCACCGGCGAACGCGTCGTCGCCCTGATCGAACCCGAACCGGGGCGCGAGGTCTACCTGCCGGAGCTGCTGAAGCACCTGTCCGGCCGTATCGGCGCGTACAAGCACCCCAGCGAGATCATCCCGGTGGACAGGCTCCCCGTCCTGCCCACCGGGAAACTGGGCCGCCAGCGGCTCACGGCGGACTACCTGGCGGCCCGGGAAGACGCGTCCCGCACGGCGGCCCAGGGGAGCGCGTCGTGA